The following are encoded together in the Zonotrichia albicollis isolate bZonAlb1 chromosome 10, bZonAlb1.hap1, whole genome shotgun sequence genome:
- the SLC4A3 gene encoding anion exchange protein 3 isoform X4, with amino-acid sequence MTALQEREEPAKESEGGSSPEVVISTCIRNSLGYEDFDEFAFNFEDYDLWEAIRNHLGYPGGEPTCHRFEDNPGVRRHLMKKPSRSQVTRTSKKLASTPSVKKKKKKKKLDRKPHEVFVELNELVVDKNQEMHWRETARWIKFEEDVEEDTARWGKPHVASLSFRSLLELRKTIAHGAVLLDLEQTTLPGIAHLMVETMIISDQIRAEDRANVLRALLLKHSHPNDEKEGFFPRNHSSSSMNSIVGNHHHNHTTDTCVPLMGEERIEMADPKANETECKEKNPHLHNSEGHRKYLKLMEKIPEDSEATVVLVGCVQFLEQPTMAFVRLNEAVFLESVLEVPIPVRFIFVLLGPSQANMDYHEIGRSISTLMSDKHFHEAAYMADDRQDLLNAINEFLDCSIVIPPSEVEGKDLLKSIATFQKLLLKKRKEREQKSMKEGTAQEAKELCEVKAEEEEEEAEDDPLKRTGIFFGGLVRDIKRRYPKYLSDIRDALHSQCLAAVLFIYFAALSPAITFGGLLGEKTEGLMGVSELIISTSVLGILFSLLGAQPLLVIGFSGPLLVFEEAFYKFCQTQGIEYLTGRVWIGLWLIVFIFIIVAAEGSFLVRYISPFTQEIFAFLISLIFIYETFYKLYKVFAEHPLLKFYPPNVQSSLNASVPSTDAMSLGTRMQPNTALLSLILMLGTFFIAFFMRKFKNSRFLGGKARRIIGDFGIPISILVMVLVDYTITDTYTQKLNVPSGLSVTSPHKRGWFIHPMGSSGTFPLWMMFASAIPALLVFILIFMETQITTLIVSKKERKLLKGSGFHLDLLLIGTMGGLCALFGLPWLTAATVRSVTHVNALTVMSKAIAPGEKPRIEEVKEQRVTGVLIAALVGLSIVMGNMLRQIPLAVLFGIFLYMGVTSLTGIQLYERLLLIFMPSKHHPDHIYVVKVKTWRMNLFTCIQLACIVLLWVVKSTVASLAFPFVLIMTVPLRRFVLPRFFHDRELKALDSEDAEPNFDEDGRDEYNELHMPV; translated from the exons ATGACAGCCCTTCAAGAGAGAGAGGAGCCAGCAAAGGAATCAGAAGGGGGCAGCAGCCCGGAGGTAGTGATAAGCACCTGTATTCGCAACTCACTCGGCTATGAAGACTTTGATGAATTTGCCTTCAATTTTGAAGACTATGATTTATGGGAGGCCATCAGAAACCATCTGGGCTACCCAGGCGGGGAGCCCACCT GCCACCGCTTTGAAGATAACCCAGGTGTGAGGAGGCATCTGATGAAAAAACCATCTCGGAGTCAGGtcaccaggacaagcaaaaaaTTAGCATCAACTCCATCTgtcaagaaaaagaagaagaagaagaagttGGATAGAAAGCCCCACGAG GTGTTTGTGGAGCTGAATGAGCTGGTGGTGGATAAGAACCAGGAGATGCACTGGAGGGAGACAGCCCGCTGGATCAAGTTTGAGGAGGATGTGGAGGAGGATACAGCAAGGTGGGGGAAGCCCCATGTGGCTTCACTGTCCTTCCGCAGTCTGTTGGAGCTCAGGAAGACTATTGCCCACG GTGCCGTCCTCCTTGACTTGGAGCAGACCACTCTGCCTGGCATTGCTCACCTCATGGTGGAGACCATGATCATCTCTGACCAGATCAGGGCAGAAGATCGAGCCAACGTGCTGCGTGCGCTGCTGCTGAAGCACAG CCATCCCAATGATGAGAAAGAGGGCTTCTTCCCAAGGAaccactccagctccagcaTGAACTCCATCGTGGGGAACCACCATCACAACCACACCACGGACACATGTGTGCCCCTCATGGGGGAGGAGCGCATTGAGATGGCTGACCCCAAGGCCAACGAGACTGAGTGCAAGGAG AAAAACCCACATCTTCATAACTCTGAGGGCCATCGTAAATACTTGAAGCTGATGGAGAAAATCCCTGAAGATTCAGAGGCCACAGTGGTGCTTGTGG GTTGTGTGCAGTTTCTGGAGCAGCCAACCATGGCCTTCGTCCGACTGAATGAGGCTGTCTTCCTGGAATCTGTCTTGGAGGTCCCAATTCCTGTCAGATTCATCTTTGTGCTGCTGGGACCTAGCCAGGCCAACATGGACTACCACGAAATTGGCCGCTCAATCTCCACTCTCATGTCTGACAAG CACTTCCATGAGGCTGCATACATGGCAGATGACCGTCAAGACCTCCTCAATGCAATCAACGAGTTCTTGGACTGCAGCATTGTCATTCCCCCATCAGAGGTGGAGGGGAAAGACTTGCTCAAATCCATTGCCACCTTCCAGAAGTTGCTgctgaagaagaggaaggagagggagcAGAAGTCCATGAAGGAGGGCACTGCTCAGGAAGCCAAAG AGCTGTGTGAAGTGAAAgctgaggaagaagaggaggaagctgAGGATGACCCTTTGAAGCGAACCGGGATCTTTTTTGGAGGTCTGGTTCGGGACATAAAGCGCAGGTACCCCAAATACCTCAGTGACATCAGAGACGCCTTGCACAGCCAGTGTCTCGCAGCCGTTCTCTTCATCTACTTTGCTGCTCTCTCTCCTGCCATCACCTTCGGGGGACTCCTAG GAGAGAAAACTGAGGGTCTCATGGGGGTCTCCGAGCTGATAATCTCCACCTCGGTTTTAGGGATCCTCTTCTCCCTGCTTGGAGCCCAGCCACTCCTGGTCATTGGCTTCTCAGGGCCTCTGCTGGTGTTTGAAGAAGCTTTTTACAAG TTCTGCCAGACACAAGGCATTGAGTATCTCACAGGCAGAGTGTGGATTGGTTTGTGGCTCATCGTCTTCATCTTCATTATcgtggcagcagaaggaagcTTCTTGGTGCGCTACATCTCGCCCTTCACCCAGGAGATCTTTGCTTTCCTCATCTCCCTCATCTTTATCTATGAGACCTTCTACAAACTGTATAAG GTGTTTGCAGAACATCCTTTGCTGAAGTTCTACCCACCAAACGTGCAGAGCAGCCTGAATGCCAGCGTGCCCTCTACGGATGCCATGTCACTGGGAACCAGGATGCAGCCCaacactgctctgctctccctcatcCTCATGCTGGGCACCTTCTTCATTGCCTTCTTTATGCGCAAGTTCAAGAACAGCCGCTTCTTAGGAGGAAAG GCGCGGCGGATCATCGGAGACTTTGGGATCCCCATCTCCATCCTGGTCATGGTGCTGGTGGATTACACCATCACTGACACATACACACAG AAGCTGAATGTCCCCTCCGGCCTGTCGGTCACATCCCCTCACAAGCGTGGCTGGTTCATCCACCCCATGGGCAGTAGTGGGACCTTTCCACTGTGGATGATGTTTGcctctgccatccctgccctcctggtCTTCATTCTTATCTTCATGGAGACACAGATCACTAC ACTGATTGTTAGCAAGAAGGAGAGGAAGTTGCTGAAAGGCTCTGGCTTCCACCTGGACCTTCTGCTCATTGGCACTATGGGGGGCCTGTGCGCTCTCTttgggctgccctggctgacGGCGGCCACGGTGCGCTCCGTCACGCACGTCAATGCCCTGACCGTCATGAGCAAGGCCATCGCACCCGGGGAGAAGCCCAGGATCGAGGAGGTGAAGGAGCAGCGTGTCACCGGAGTGCTCATTGCTGCCCTTGTCG gTCTGTCCATTGTGATGGGGAACATGCTGAGGCAGATCCCCCTGGCCGTGCTCTTCGGCATTTTCCTCTACATGGGGGTTACATCGCTCACCGGCATCCAGCTCTACGAGCGCCTGCTCCTGATCTTCATGCCATCCAAGCACCACCCTGACCACATCTACGTTGTCAAG GTGAAGACCTGGAGAATGAATCTCTTCACCTGCATTCAACTGGCCTGCATTGTACTGCTCTGGGTGGTGAAATCTACAGTGGCATCGCTGGCCTTCCCCTTTGTCCTGATCATGACAGTGCCATTGCGACGCTTCGTGCTGCCCCGCTTCTTCCACGACAGGGAGCTCAAAGCG TTGGACTCGGAAGATGCGGAGCCAAATTTCGATGAGGACGGCCGGGATGAGTACAACGAGCTGCACAtgcctgtgtga